The proteins below come from a single Aphanothece sacrum FPU1 genomic window:
- a CDS encoding response regulator, with product MSNIKPNKITLRYLVLTSIGLIVAQLIFGIIQVRWRYYQSTENIRDRVQDLAKELRIISQESSLKLNDSTLERLMRQNSLENKLVYGIIINDQGQTITSFFNQEEKTISDAITTPNTTSIKLSKILETIKNNPKIREIRQPVIVSGESLGEIRLAYSLEPTDQETLKSASKIIIASLIVSGVLVIITVAMFKREIQRPLQILVKQAQDILPTDEVSDIDNKDELSQLQILIDSLRKHLERFENLQIKVTEQKATEKAIEELSKAKNEFLAMIGHEIRTPLNAVTGMTGLLLDTQLNPQQKEFVNIVRSSGESLLTMINNILDFSKIEAEKIELEEQPFELGPCIEEVLRLFVPQASDKKLELAYLIEPNTPSAIVGDSTRLKQILANLVGNAVKFTETGEVVIYINGTSLSQEEPTEESSPNYELRFAIKDTGIGIPNDRCHRLFQAFSQVDASTTRKYGGTGLGLVISKRLTELMGGKMWVHSTEGKGSTFYFTLQTKAAPSYCRATSQEGERELMGKRMLIIDDNLTNQKILTLQAQSWGMFTCAVDSGEKSLEWLDRGITFDVAILDMNMPQMDGLSLAKSIRQQPHCQNLPLVMLSSITTQEINQQSDYADFAAILIKPIRQTQLYNSLMQIFAGKPIIVTKSVKEASPEQLMADIMPLRILVAEDVGVNQEVIRLLLEKLGYWADMVSDGEEALDAIRNRPYDAVLMDVRMPVMDGLTATRQICQEIPNHKRPRIIAMTAESMRGDREKCLASGMDDYISKPIRIEELKQALRRCKPLAKMPALDGSTLNSLRKMAGKRAGEVINNLIMGYLEDAPLRLSAIKSAIAQNDPDALRQAAHALRSASINLGATDLSNLCQELEMMGRKGTMSGANKKMSVLKMEYDRVCQTLQKELIKI from the coding sequence ATGAGTAATATCAAACCGAACAAAATAACCCTTCGCTATTTAGTCCTGACAAGTATTGGTTTGATCGTGGCGCAATTGATTTTTGGGATCATTCAGGTACGTTGGCGATACTATCAGAGTACGGAAAATATTCGAGATCGCGTACAAGATTTAGCTAAAGAATTACGCATTATTTCTCAAGAATCATCCCTTAAGCTAAATGATTCTACCTTAGAACGATTAATGAGACAAAATAGTTTAGAAAATAAATTGGTTTATGGCATAATTATTAATGATCAGGGTCAGACAATAACCAGTTTTTTTAATCAAGAAGAAAAAACTATTTCTGATGCGATCACTACTCCAAATACCACTTCAATTAAACTTAGTAAAATCCTTGAAACAATTAAAAATAATCCTAAAATAAGGGAAATTCGTCAACCAGTTATCGTTTCTGGCGAATCTTTAGGAGAGATTCGTCTAGCTTATTCCTTAGAACCAACAGATCAAGAAACCCTCAAATCAGCCAGTAAAATTATTATTGCTTCTTTAATAGTGAGTGGAGTCTTGGTAATAATTACAGTCGCAATGTTTAAGAGAGAAATACAACGTCCATTACAAATTTTAGTTAAACAAGCTCAAGATATTCTGCCAACTGATGAAGTTTCAGACATTGATAATAAAGATGAATTAAGTCAATTACAGATATTAATTGATAGTCTGAGAAAACACTTAGAACGTTTTGAAAATTTACAGATAAAAGTTACAGAACAAAAAGCAACAGAAAAAGCGATTGAAGAACTTAGCAAAGCTAAAAATGAGTTTTTAGCCATGATTGGCCATGAAATTCGTACCCCGTTAAATGCAGTCACTGGAATGACCGGATTATTATTAGATACTCAACTAAATCCCCAACAAAAAGAATTTGTGAATATTGTCCGAAGCAGTGGAGAAAGTCTTTTGACGATGATTAATAATATTTTGGATTTCTCCAAAATCGAAGCCGAAAAAATTGAATTAGAAGAACAACCTTTTGAACTGGGCCCCTGTATTGAAGAAGTATTGCGTTTATTCGTTCCCCAGGCCTCCGATAAAAAATTAGAATTAGCCTATTTGATAGAACCAAATACTCCTAGTGCCATTGTGGGAGATAGCACAAGATTAAAGCAAATTTTAGCTAATTTAGTTGGTAATGCTGTTAAATTCACCGAAACTGGGGAAGTGGTTATATATATCAATGGGACATCCCTGTCTCAGGAAGAACCGACGGAAGAATCTTCCCCTAACTATGAACTGCGCTTCGCCATCAAAGATACAGGTATTGGTATTCCCAATGATCGCTGTCATCGCCTATTCCAAGCCTTTAGTCAAGTTGATGCCTCTACCACCCGAAAATATGGGGGAACAGGGTTAGGCCTAGTCATCAGCAAACGTTTGACCGAGTTGATGGGAGGTAAAATGTGGGTACATAGTACAGAAGGAAAAGGATCGACATTTTACTTTACCCTTCAGACTAAGGCGGCCCCCAGTTATTGTCGCGCGACTTCTCAAGAAGGAGAACGGGAGTTAATGGGTAAACGAATGTTAATTATTGATGATAACCTGACAAATCAGAAAATTTTGACCTTACAAGCCCAATCTTGGGGAATGTTTACCTGTGCCGTTGATTCAGGTGAAAAATCCCTAGAATGGCTCGATCGCGGCATTACCTTTGATGTGGCAATTTTAGACATGAATATGCCTCAGATGGACGGTTTGTCCTTAGCTAAGAGCATTCGTCAACAACCCCACTGTCAAAATTTACCCCTAGTGATGCTCAGTTCCATCACGACTCAAGAGATCAACCAACAGTCTGATTATGCTGACTTTGCCGCCATACTAATTAAACCGATCCGACAAACTCAACTTTATAATAGTTTGATGCAGATTTTCGCTGGAAAACCGATTATAGTGACTAAATCGGTTAAAGAAGCGTCCCCAGAACAATTAATGGCTGATATTATGCCTTTACGCATTCTGGTAGCGGAAGATGTGGGGGTCAATCAAGAGGTTATCCGTTTATTATTAGAAAAATTGGGCTATTGGGCTGATATGGTCAGTGATGGAGAAGAAGCTTTAGACGCAATACGTAATAGACCCTACGATGCTGTTTTAATGGACGTGCGAATGCCTGTTATGGATGGATTAACGGCCACTCGTCAGATTTGTCAAGAAATCCCGAACCATAAGCGTCCCCGCATTATTGCCATGACCGCAGAATCAATGCGAGGCGATCGCGAAAAATGTCTGGCCTCTGGGATGGATGATTATATTTCTAAACCTATTCGCATCGAGGAGTTAAAACAAGCCCTTAGACGATGTAAACCTCTAGCAAAAATGCCCGCTCTTGATGGTTCTACTCTCAATTCTTTACGAAAAATGGCAGGAAAACGGGCGGGGGAGGTAATTAATAACCTAATCATGGGTTATCTTGAAGATGCTCCCCTACGTCTGTCTGCCATAAAATCCGCGATCGCTCAAAATGATCCAGACGCTTTACGTCAGGCGGCTCATGCTCTAAGATCGGCTAGTATTAATTTAGGGGCAACGGATTTATCTAATTTGTGTCAAGAATTAGAGATGATGGGACGAAAAGGAACCATGTCTGGAGCAAATAAGAAAATGTCTGTCCTTAAAATGGAGTATGATCGAGTGTGTCAGACTTTGCAAAAAGAACTTATTAAGATCTAA
- a CDS encoding response regulator — protein MSSQTFLSKTPLILIVDDDRAMRTLLKVAMEEEGYRVIEAKNGQQCLEEYNRAKPDMILLDAIMPEMDGFTCCQQLRALQNDVYLPILMITALDDQDSIDQAFVVGATDYVTKPIYWSVLSQRVRHLLETSQALQELQSLKYQLERQQQWQTLWQHLTGQLTKPFQIKSLLQKTINELRTLVNAQRVGLSQVNDKFLVESIEPGYPSVKTLSWDKLTGFEEYKNTYEAEQIVMIDLLSQTDIPQTAIAPWEQLTIKSLAMVPIMGKEGLFAILWIHHCQSSYQWESWEVECLSYLRDLLGLTTSYHFANIN, from the coding sequence GTGAGCAGTCAAACTTTTCTATCAAAAACCCCTCTAATTCTGATTGTGGATGATGATCGAGCCATGCGAACCTTGTTAAAAGTCGCCATGGAAGAAGAAGGTTATCGTGTGATAGAGGCCAAAAATGGTCAACAATGTCTGGAGGAATATAACCGGGCTAAACCGGATATGATCCTCTTAGATGCGATTATGCCGGAAATGGACGGATTTACCTGTTGTCAGCAACTTCGCGCCCTCCAGAATGATGTTTATCTGCCCATTCTAATGATTACTGCTCTTGATGATCAAGACTCCATTGATCAGGCGTTTGTCGTAGGGGCCACAGATTATGTCACAAAACCTATTTATTGGTCGGTATTATCCCAACGGGTACGGCATTTATTGGAAACCAGTCAAGCTTTACAAGAGCTTCAGTCTTTAAAATATCAATTAGAGCGACAACAGCAGTGGCAAACTCTTTGGCAACATTTGACGGGACAATTAACTAAACCGTTTCAGATTAAATCTTTACTTCAAAAAACGATTAATGAACTACGAACATTAGTAAATGCTCAACGGGTTGGATTATCACAGGTTAATGATAAGTTCTTGGTAGAATCAATTGAACCTGGTTATCCTTCGGTTAAAACTTTATCTTGGGACAAATTGACAGGTTTTGAAGAGTATAAAAATACTTATGAAGCCGAACAAATTGTCATGATTGATTTATTAAGTCAAACTGATATCCCTCAAACCGCGATCGCCCCTTGGGAACAATTAACGATTAAAAGTTTAGCAATGGTTCCTATTATGGGTAAAGAAGGATTATTTGCTATTTTATGGATTCATCATTGCCAATCTTCCTATCAATGGGAATCTTGGGAAGTGGAATGTCTGTCTTATCTTAGGGACTTATTAGGGTTGACAACTAGCTACCATTTTGCTAACATTAACTAA
- a CDS encoding MerR family transcriptional regulator, with protein sequence MFVPLRKAVEILGFHPNTLRKYADEGKIKSIKNEAGQRLYDVQSYINGATRTSLVCYCRVSSTKQRDDLDRQVNFMYSFYPEAEIIKDIGSGMAHSNTVTSSSAVVK encoded by the coding sequence ATGTTTGTTCCATTACGAAAAGCTGTTGAAATTTTGGGTTTTCATCCCAATACATTAAGAAAATATGCCGACGAAGGAAAAATCAAAAGCATTAAAAATGAAGCTGGACAACGATTGTACGATGTCCAATCCTACATTAATGGTGCAACTAGAACTTCCCTTGTTTGCTATTGCCGAGTCAGTTCAACAAAGCAACGAGACGACCTTGACCGACAAGTTAACTTCATGTACTCATTCTATCCAGAAGCAGAAATCATCAAAGATATTGGAAGTGGGATGGCTCATAGTAATACTGTTACATCTTCTAGTGCTGTTGTTAAATGA
- a CDS encoding RNA methyltransferase, whose amino-acid sequence MTNNSLKAVRIILVETAGPLNVGSVARVMKNMGLNQLILVNPRCDRFSDEARRMAVHGLDVLEQSQLVGSLPEALRGCQQAIATTSRSRTLLTPLESPKEALPWLLTPNLTSALIFGPEDRGLNNEELNYAQRFVGIPANPDYPSLNLAQAVAVCAYELYQAAQSVREPLPTIELASLDILEGYYQHLEASLLKIGYLYPHTVTARMEKIRRLYNRANLTPEEVALLRGILGQMDWMWQHLSQQESHKSQPS is encoded by the coding sequence ATGACAAATAACTCGCTTAAGGCAGTACGTATCATTTTAGTCGAAACGGCTGGCCCTTTAAATGTGGGATCAGTAGCGCGAGTTATGAAGAATATGGGACTTAATCAGTTAATTTTGGTTAACCCTCGTTGCGATCGCTTCAGTGATGAAGCTAGACGCATGGCTGTTCATGGTCTTGATGTGTTAGAACAATCTCAATTAGTGGGTAGTTTGCCGGAAGCTTTAAGGGGATGTCAACAAGCAATCGCCACAACTTCTCGTTCTCGGACTCTTCTAACTCCCTTAGAATCACCTAAAGAAGCCCTCCCCTGGTTACTGACACCTAACCTGACCAGTGCCTTAATTTTTGGGCCAGAAGATCGGGGCTTAAATAACGAAGAACTCAACTATGCTCAGCGTTTTGTCGGAATTCCGGCAAATCCTGATTATCCTTCCCTTAATTTAGCGCAGGCGGTGGCTGTTTGTGCCTATGAACTCTATCAAGCGGCCCAAAGTGTTAGGGAACCTCTACCAACTATAGAATTAGCGTCATTGGACATTCTCGAAGGCTATTATCAACATTTAGAAGCCAGTTTACTTAAAATTGGTTATCTTTATCCTCATACCGTGACTGCTCGTATGGAAAAAATTCGGAGATTATATAATCGTGCTAATCTGACTCCTGAAGAAGTCGCTCTATTACGGGGCATTCTCGGACAAATGGACTGGATGTGGCAACATTTATCCCAACAGGAGAGTCACAAAAGCCAACCATCTTAA
- a CDS encoding serine hydrolase, with protein MSRRIVNPSSSNKNTTNSPSRRSVKARSSQSRQRINMVSGKANSDRDNTIKESSTLTVSAKRVDTPSRQRNKPRPPNIIASALLYVLRFAIMGVGIGAIAGTAFTVFDPTGFLATYLKFPSSTATPQKPAPIEVEIPQETPSNEIILNQELTNLKTKLQAIAAKYPKVKPQAWFLDLDNGAYINLGGSTPIPAASTIKIPVLVAFFEEVDKGNIHLDQMLIMDKEVITTGSGDMQYMQVGKKFTALEVATKMIIISDNTATDMLIRQIGGKEVLNQRFKEWGLTHTVINNRLPDLEGTNTTSSEDLGKLLAKVERGDFLSPRSRDRLLAIMEKTKTRTLLPQGIEKEANIAHKTGDIGTILGDAGIIDIPTGKRYIGVAFAQRAYNDPAARSLIQEFSRTVYQHFKYYQTRPTPKVIENKPKPPAQPTNSNIPENKPKPQGQADNSNHSNN; from the coding sequence ATGTCTCGTCGAATTGTTAACCCTTCCTCCTCTAACAAAAACACCACTAACTCTCCTTCTCGTCGTTCTGTGAAAGCTAGAAGTAGTCAAAGTCGTCAACGAATTAATATGGTTTCAGGGAAAGCAAATTCCGACAGAGACAATACTATAAAAGAATCTTCTACCCTGACAGTTTCTGCAAAACGGGTCGATACCCCATCCCGTCAGCGTAATAAGCCTCGTCCCCCTAATATTATTGCATCTGCCTTATTGTATGTCCTTCGTTTCGCCATTATGGGAGTAGGAATTGGTGCGATCGCCGGAACAGCTTTCACTGTTTTTGATCCTACTGGCTTTTTGGCGACTTACCTAAAATTTCCCTCCTCAACTGCGACTCCCCAAAAACCCGCACCCATAGAGGTAGAAATTCCCCAAGAAACTCCTAGTAATGAAATTATTTTAAATCAAGAATTAACCAATCTCAAAACTAAATTACAAGCAATTGCAGCTAAATATCCAAAGGTTAAACCTCAAGCTTGGTTTTTGGATTTGGATAATGGGGCTTATATTAATTTAGGCGGTTCTACTCCTATTCCTGCGGCTAGTACCATTAAAATCCCTGTTTTAGTGGCTTTCTTTGAAGAAGTTGACAAGGGAAATATTCATCTTGATCAAATGTTGATAATGGATAAAGAAGTTATAACTACTGGGTCAGGTGATATGCAATATATGCAGGTCGGAAAAAAATTTACCGCATTAGAAGTAGCGACTAAAATGATTATTATTAGTGATAATACTGCTACTGATATGTTAATTCGGCAAATTGGGGGTAAAGAAGTTCTCAATCAAAGGTTTAAAGAATGGGGATTAACTCATACTGTAATTAATAATCGTTTGCCGGATTTAGAAGGAACTAATACCACCAGTTCAGAAGATTTAGGTAAACTTTTAGCTAAAGTTGAACGAGGAGATTTTTTAAGTCCAAGATCCCGCGATCGCTTATTAGCTATTATGGAAAAAACCAAAACTAGAACTTTATTGCCTCAAGGGATTGAAAAAGAGGCTAATATTGCTCATAAAACTGGAGATATTGGCACGATTTTAGGGGATGCTGGAATTATTGATATTCCTACAGGAAAGCGTTATATTGGTGTAGCATTTGCCCAAAGAGCTTATAATGATCCCGCAGCAAGATCCTTAATTCAAGAATTTTCTCGAACAGTTTATCAACACTTTAAATATTATCAAACTCGTCCCACACCTAAAGTAATCGAAAATAAACCTAAACCTCCAGCACAACCGACTAATTCCAATATTCCTGAAAATAAACCTAAACCCCAAGGACAAGCAGATAATTCTAATCATTCTAACAATTAA
- a CDS encoding FitA-like ribbon-helix-helix domain-containing protein, with protein MINLTIHNLDENLKSRLQKQAKQNGHTLEEEAKEILRLALMKNENPINLVTLIERRFAHCEDIEIPEIPREPIRQIATFLKSGFNIV; from the coding sequence ATGATAAATCTTACCATTCATAACCTAGACGAAAACCTCAAAAGTCGTCTACAAAAACAAGCTAAACAAAATGGACATACCCTGGAAGAAGAAGCTAAAGAAATTTTGCGTTTAGCCCTCATGAAAAATGAAAATCCTATCAATCTTGTTACTCTGATAGAGCGACGTTTTGCCCATTGTGAAGACATTGAAATACCAGAAATACCTAGAGAACCTATCCGACAAATAGCCACCTTTTTAAAAAGCGGCTTCAATATAGTCTAA
- a CDS encoding YraN family protein, with amino-acid sequence MTSIGQVGEQFVAQWLLSGGWQILQQRWRSPWGEIDLIAQHYNASMVAFVEVKTRKTCNWDGGGVLAITGQKKAKIRQTAAYFLGKYTQFAELPCRFDVALVHYKPCQNNELELDTLTIKIGKSIQWQGYQLTLLDYIEAAF; translated from the coding sequence ATGACATCAATTGGCCAAGTTGGAGAACAATTTGTCGCTCAATGGTTACTGTCTGGCGGTTGGCAAATTTTACAACAGCGTTGGCGATCTCCTTGGGGAGAAATTGACCTCATTGCTCAACATTATAACGCCTCTATGGTTGCTTTTGTTGAAGTCAAAACCCGTAAAACTTGTAATTGGGATGGCGGGGGAGTCTTGGCAATTACAGGTCAAAAAAAAGCTAAAATTAGGCAAACAGCCGCTTATTTTTTAGGAAAATATACGCAATTTGCTGAACTTCCTTGTCGTTTTGATGTGGCTTTAGTTCATTATAAACCTTGTCAAAATAATGAGTTAGAACTCGATACACTTACTATCAAAATTGGTAAATCTATTCAATGGCAAGGTTATCAATTAACGTTATTAGACTATATTGAAGCCGCTTTTTAA
- a CDS encoding pentapeptide repeat-containing protein, with protein MIIPRVFNYRRLFLVITCLVISFLFFTPDQSVLAVSYNQQNLVGSDFSYQDLRDVTFDHANLRGANFSHAKLQGARFFSANLESANFEEADLRFADLESARLTRVNFTNAVLEGAFVTNTLLNGAIIDGADFTDVLLRPDTEKKLCQIAQGTNPVTGRNTKDTLYCP; from the coding sequence ATGATAATCCCCAGAGTTTTCAATTATAGACGATTATTTCTAGTTATTACTTGTTTAGTGATTTCTTTTTTATTTTTCACTCCTGATCAATCTGTTTTAGCCGTAAGTTATAATCAACAGAATTTGGTAGGAAGCGATTTTTCTTATCAAGATTTACGGGATGTTACCTTTGATCATGCTAACTTAAGGGGAGCTAATTTCAGTCACGCGAAGTTACAAGGAGCAAGGTTTTTTTCTGCTAATTTAGAATCAGCTAATTTTGAAGAAGCGGACTTAAGATTTGCGGATTTAGAGTCTGCTAGATTAACCCGTGTTAACTTTACTAATGCGGTTTTAGAAGGAGCCTTTGTTACCAATACATTATTGAATGGGGCTATTATTGACGGGGCAGATTTTACAGATGTTTTATTACGTCCTGATACAGAAAAGAAACTGTGTCAAATTGCCCAAGGAACCAATCCGGTTACTGGTAGAAATACAAAAGATACATTATATTGTCCCTAA
- a CDS encoding sulfotransferase family protein: MNNNDISIISQPIFLVGAERSGTTLLRLMLSDHSQICWCPEFEYVVDKFGDDGIAPNLDQYYEWLETHWIFQATDFIINQSLDYNELVNSFLCQQLERENKKIVGATVHRHFDRLPKIWPDARFIHLIRDGRDVARSCIGMGWSGNVWTGVERWLEAECLWNQLKNTITPDRYIEIIYEDLITNPVEILTKICHFLGLEYDQSMLNYAQHTTYDLPDPKLINQWRKKMSEDEVQLVESRIGHLLKDRGYELSGLPHREVTSSRQKQLRLQDWLFRTQFRVKRFGLGLFLADYVSRKLRIKPLQKSLQLKMNEITTRYIK, translated from the coding sequence TTTTCTTGTTGGTGCCGAGCGTTCTGGAACCACTCTTCTGAGACTTATGTTGTCTGATCATTCTCAAATTTGCTGGTGTCCAGAATTTGAATATGTGGTGGATAAATTTGGAGATGATGGTATAGCCCCTAATCTCGACCAATATTATGAATGGCTAGAAACTCACTGGATTTTTCAAGCGACGGATTTCATCATTAATCAAAGTTTAGATTATAATGAACTGGTGAATAGTTTTTTATGCCAGCAATTAGAGCGAGAAAATAAAAAAATAGTTGGTGCAACAGTTCATCGTCATTTTGATAGACTACCTAAAATTTGGCCAGATGCCCGTTTTATTCATTTAATTCGAGATGGTAGAGATGTTGCTCGTTCTTGTATAGGAATGGGATGGTCTGGTAATGTTTGGACAGGAGTAGAGCGTTGGTTAGAGGCTGAATGTTTGTGGAATCAACTTAAAAACACAATTACACCTGATAGATATATTGAAATTATTTATGAAGATCTCATTACTAATCCAGTGGAAATATTAACAAAAATATGTCATTTCCTTGGTTTAGAATATGATCAATCTATGTTGAACTATGCTCAACATACAACTTATGATTTACCTGATCCTAAGTTGATAAATCAGTGGCGCAAGAAAATGTCTGAGGATGAGGTCCAATTAGTTGAATCAAGAATTGGACATTTACTCAAAGATAGAGGTTATGAATTGAGTGGTTTACCTCATCGAGAAGTAACATCATCAAGACAAAAACAACTTCGGTTACAAGATTGGTTGTTTCGGACACAGTTTCGGGTTAAGCGTTTTGGTTTAGGGTTATTTTTAGCTGATTATGTATCTCGAAAACTGCGAATTAAGCCATTACAAAAAAGCCTTCAATTAAAAATGAATGAAATTACTACTCGTTATATTAAGTAA